The proteins below come from a single Streptomyces sp. B3I8 genomic window:
- the scpB gene encoding SMC-Scp complex subunit ScpB, with protein sequence MSERTTGGPERGLDPDLDPVAGLDLKPALEAVLMVVDEPATEAHLAKILQRPRRRIADALRELADEYTAQGRGFELRFVAGGWRFYTRADYAPAVERFVLDGQQARLTQAALETLAVVAYRQPVSRSRVSAVRGVNCDGVMRTLLQRGLVEEAGTEPETGAILYVTTNYFLERMGLRGLDELPELAPFLPEAEAIEADTQEGVPSFDPDAPDTDDDRAPDPTNHTHTTTTEL encoded by the coding sequence ATGAGCGAGCGGACCACCGGGGGACCGGAGAGGGGCCTCGACCCGGACCTCGACCCCGTCGCCGGGCTGGACCTCAAGCCCGCCCTGGAAGCCGTCCTCATGGTCGTCGACGAGCCCGCCACCGAGGCGCACCTCGCCAAGATCCTCCAGCGGCCGCGCCGGCGGATCGCCGACGCCCTGCGCGAACTGGCCGACGAGTACACCGCCCAGGGCCGCGGCTTCGAACTGCGCTTCGTCGCGGGCGGCTGGCGCTTCTACACCCGCGCCGACTACGCCCCGGCCGTCGAACGCTTCGTCCTGGACGGGCAGCAGGCCCGGCTCACGCAGGCGGCGCTGGAGACCCTCGCGGTCGTCGCCTACCGTCAGCCGGTCAGCCGCAGCCGCGTCTCCGCCGTGCGCGGGGTCAACTGCGACGGCGTCATGCGGACCCTCCTCCAGCGCGGGCTGGTCGAGGAGGCGGGCACGGAACCCGAAACAGGTGCGATCCTGTACGTGACGACGAACTACTTCCTGGAGCGGATGGGCCTGCGCGGCCTGGACGAACTTCCGGAGCTCGCGCCCTTCCTCCCGGAGGCGGAGGCGATCGAGGCCGACACCCAGGAGGGCGTACCGTCGTTCGACCCGGACGCGCCGGACACGGACGACGACCGCGCCCCGGACCCCACGAACCACACGCACACGACGACGACGGAACTTTGA
- a CDS encoding ScpA family protein produces the protein MTPYDTPRGRRRALGQGPPTPGGPPSADPETPPAETPSPEPAAGIAPAADVMDAVDVAPAADAPPPPEELRADPTPAPEAPRPSRPDPADVSEASAPAPAQRRSPDTAGRRDGNQGDQENRADRTNRDAPEAGREAAASDGVFTVRLVNFEGPFDLLLQLISRHKLDVTEVALSKVTDEFMAHIRGMGTDWDLDRTTEFLVVAATLLDLKAARLLPTAEVEDEADLALLEARDLLFARLLQYRAYKQIAGILHGRAEAETRRYPRTVGLEPHHAELLPDVVISIGPEGFARLAVKAMQPKPRPQVYVDHIHAPLVSVREQADVVVARLRELGEASFRVLVEDIDDTLTVVARFLALLELYREKAVVLEQESALGELLVRWTGGDDGRQPAVTDEFDRPPERRPEEENPAGNPADNAKKEEKT, from the coding sequence ATGACCCCGTACGACACCCCTCGCGGCCGCCGCCGCGCCCTGGGCCAGGGCCCGCCGACGCCCGGCGGCCCCCCGTCGGCCGACCCCGAGACGCCGCCGGCCGAGACCCCGTCGCCCGAACCGGCCGCCGGTATAGCGCCCGCGGCGGACGTGATGGACGCGGTGGACGTGGCGCCCGCGGCGGACGCGCCACCGCCGCCGGAGGAGTTGCGCGCGGACCCGACGCCGGCTCCGGAGGCCCCGCGCCCCTCGCGGCCGGATCCGGCCGACGTCTCCGAGGCGTCGGCCCCGGCCCCGGCACAGCGCCGGTCACCGGACACCGCCGGGCGGCGGGACGGGAACCAGGGCGACCAGGAGAACCGGGCCGACCGCACCAACCGGGACGCACCGGAGGCGGGGCGGGAAGCCGCCGCGTCCGACGGTGTGTTCACCGTGCGGTTGGTGAACTTCGAGGGGCCCTTCGATCTGCTGCTGCAGCTCATCTCACGGCACAAGCTGGACGTCACCGAGGTCGCCCTGTCCAAGGTGACCGACGAGTTCATGGCCCACATCCGCGGCATGGGGACCGACTGGGACCTGGACCGGACGACCGAGTTCCTCGTCGTGGCAGCGACCCTGCTCGACCTGAAGGCGGCCCGGCTGCTGCCGACCGCCGAGGTCGAGGACGAGGCCGACCTCGCACTGCTGGAGGCGCGCGACCTGCTGTTCGCGCGGCTCCTCCAGTACCGCGCGTACAAGCAGATCGCCGGCATCCTCCACGGGCGGGCCGAGGCGGAGACCCGCCGCTACCCCCGTACCGTCGGCCTCGAACCGCACCACGCCGAGCTGCTCCCCGACGTCGTCATCAGCATCGGGCCCGAGGGGTTCGCCCGGCTCGCGGTCAAGGCGATGCAGCCCAAGCCCAGGCCGCAGGTCTACGTCGACCACATCCACGCCCCGCTGGTGAGCGTCCGCGAGCAGGCGGACGTCGTCGTGGCCCGGCTCCGGGAACTCGGCGAGGCGAGCTTCCGCGTCCTCGTCGAGGACATCGACGACACCCTGACCGTGGTGGCCCGCTTCCTGGCCCTCCTCGAGCTGTACCGCGAGAAGGCCGTCGTGCTGGAACAGGAGAGCGCCCTCGGCGAACTCCTGGTCCGCTGGACCGGTGGGGACGACGGCCGGCAGCCCGCCGTCACGGACGAGTTCGACCGCCCGCCCGAGCGGCGACCGGAGGAGGAGAACCCGGCTGGGAACCCGGCGGACAATGCGAAGAAGGAGGAGAAGACATGA
- a CDS encoding ParA family protein, translating to MPARDSGSARPEAVGSVAVRTFAAHQSHNPHMAPTAPQSMDGPHVNAMAGDSRGEVHNHFADYDELPDGHFYDPDAEYEPDPEYAATLAPDAARQRRERIGPTGRPLPYFPIPGPLTDHGPAKIIAMCNQKGGVGKTTSTINLGAALAEYGRRVLLVDFDPQGALSVGLGVNPMELDLTVYNLLMERGMAADEVLLKTAVPNMDLLPSNIDLSAAEVQLVSEVARESTLQRALKPLLADYDYIVIDCQPSLGLLTVNALTAAHKVIVPLECEFFALRGVALLTETIEKVQERLNPELELDGILATMYDSRTVHSREVLARVVEAFDDHVYHTVIGRTVRFPETTVAGEPITTYASNSVGAAAYRQLAREVLARCHAE from the coding sequence ATGCCTGCGCGGGACTCCGGCTCCGCCAGGCCCGAGGCTGTCGGCTCCGTCGCTGTCCGTACCTTCGCAGCCCACCAGAGCCACAACCCCCACATGGCTCCGACAGCACCCCAGAGCATGGATGGCCCACACGTGAACGCCATGGCCGGCGACAGCAGGGGCGAGGTGCACAATCACTTCGCCGACTACGACGAACTGCCCGACGGGCACTTCTACGACCCCGACGCGGAGTACGAGCCCGACCCCGAGTACGCGGCCACGCTCGCGCCCGACGCGGCCCGCCAGCGGCGCGAACGCATCGGCCCGACCGGGCGCCCGCTGCCGTACTTCCCCATCCCGGGCCCGCTCACCGACCACGGCCCCGCGAAGATCATCGCGATGTGCAACCAGAAGGGCGGCGTCGGCAAGACCACGTCGACCATCAACCTGGGTGCCGCGCTCGCGGAGTACGGACGCCGGGTGCTGCTCGTCGACTTCGACCCGCAGGGCGCGCTGTCCGTGGGGCTCGGGGTCAACCCGATGGAACTCGACCTCACGGTCTACAACCTGCTCATGGAGCGGGGCATGGCCGCGGACGAGGTGCTGCTGAAGACGGCGGTCCCCAACATGGACCTGCTGCCCAGCAACATCGACCTGTCGGCGGCCGAGGTGCAGCTCGTGTCGGAGGTGGCGCGCGAGTCGACGCTGCAGCGCGCGCTCAAGCCGCTGCTGGCCGACTACGACTACATCGTCATCGACTGCCAGCCCTCGCTCGGCCTGCTCACGGTCAACGCGCTCACCGCCGCGCACAAGGTGATCGTGCCGCTGGAGTGCGAGTTCTTCGCACTGCGCGGCGTCGCGCTGCTGACCGAGACGATCGAGAAGGTCCAGGAGCGGCTCAACCCCGAGCTGGAGCTCGACGGCATCCTCGCCACGATGTACGACTCGCGCACGGTGCACAGCCGCGAGGTGCTGGCCCGGGTGGTCGAGGCGTTCGACGACCACGTGTACCACACGGTCATCGGGCGTACGGTCCGCTTCCCGGAGACCACGGTCGCCGGTGAGCCGATCACCACGTACGCCTCCAACTCCGTCGGTGCCGCCGCCTATCGCCAGCTCGCCAGGGAGGTGCTCGCCCGGTGTCACGCCGAGTGA